A part of Streptomyces sp. NBC_01210 genomic DNA contains:
- the purD gene encoding phosphoribosylamine--glycine ligase, whose product MKVLVIGGGAREHALCRSLSLDPDVTALHCAPGNAGIGEVAELHPVDALDGAAVARLATELAAELVVVGPEAPLVAGVADAVRSAGIPCFGPSREAAELEGSKAFAKDVMAAAGVPTARSYLCTTPEEIDQALDAFGAPYVVKDDGLAAGKGVVVTDDLAAAREHALACDRVVIEEFLDGPEVSLFAITDGQTVVPLTPAQDFKRALDGDEGPNTGGMGAYSPLPWADPKLVDEVMATVLQPTVDELRRRGTPFSGLLYAGLAITSRGVRVIEFNARFGDPETQVVLARLATPLASVLLNAAQGTLDLEPPLRWREVAAVTVVVASHNYPDTPRTGDPIEGLDEVAAEDAPHAYVLHAGTRHEGDAVVSAGGRVLSVTATGKDLAQARERAYKAVARIRLDGSQHRTDIARKAAGE is encoded by the coding sequence GTGAAGGTCCTCGTCATCGGCGGCGGCGCCCGCGAACACGCCCTGTGCCGCTCTCTCTCCCTCGACCCCGACGTCACCGCTCTGCACTGCGCGCCCGGAAACGCCGGCATCGGCGAGGTCGCCGAGCTGCACCCGGTCGACGCGCTGGACGGCGCGGCCGTGGCGCGGCTCGCCACCGAGCTGGCGGCCGAGCTCGTCGTCGTCGGCCCCGAGGCGCCGCTCGTCGCCGGGGTCGCCGACGCCGTACGGTCCGCGGGCATCCCGTGCTTCGGCCCCTCCCGGGAGGCCGCCGAGCTGGAGGGCTCCAAGGCCTTCGCCAAGGACGTGATGGCGGCGGCCGGAGTGCCCACGGCCCGCAGCTATCTCTGTACGACTCCCGAGGAGATCGACCAGGCCCTGGACGCCTTCGGCGCTCCGTACGTCGTCAAGGACGACGGCCTGGCCGCCGGCAAGGGCGTCGTCGTCACCGACGACCTCGCCGCAGCCCGAGAGCACGCGCTGGCCTGCGACCGCGTCGTCATCGAGGAGTTCCTCGACGGCCCCGAGGTCTCCCTCTTCGCCATCACCGACGGCCAGACCGTCGTCCCGCTGACGCCCGCCCAGGACTTCAAGCGCGCGCTCGACGGCGACGAAGGCCCCAACACCGGCGGCATGGGTGCGTACTCCCCGCTCCCGTGGGCCGACCCCAAGCTGGTCGACGAGGTCATGGCCACCGTCCTCCAGCCGACCGTCGACGAGCTGCGCCGCCGTGGCACGCCCTTCTCCGGGCTGCTGTACGCGGGCCTCGCGATCACCTCGCGCGGCGTACGGGTCATCGAGTTCAACGCCCGTTTCGGCGACCCGGAGACCCAGGTGGTCCTGGCCCGCCTCGCGACGCCGCTCGCGAGCGTCCTGCTCAACGCGGCCCAGGGCACCCTCGACCTCGAGCCGCCGCTGCGGTGGCGCGAGGTCGCGGCCGTGACCGTGGTCGTCGCCTCCCACAACTACCCGGACACCCCGCGCACCGGCGACCCGATCGAGGGCCTGGACGAGGTCGCGGCCGAGGATGCCCCCCATGCGTATGTCCTGCACGCCGGGACCAGGCACGAAGGCGACGCGGTCGTGAGCGCCGGTGGCCGCGTACTGTCGGTAACCGCGACCGGCAAGGACCTGGCGCAGGCCCGTGAACGCGCGTACAAGGCGGTGGCCAGGATCCGGCTGGACGGTTCGCAGCACCGTACGGACATCGCACGCAAAGCCGCCGGGGAGTGA
- a CDS encoding DNA polymerase III subunit gamma and tau, whose amino-acid sequence MSSLALYRRYRPESFAEVIGQEHVTDPLQQALRNNRVNHAYLFSGPRGCGKTTSARILARCLNCEQGPTPTPCGECQSCQDLARNGPGSIDVIEIDAASHGGVDDARDLREKAFFGPASSRYKIYIIDEAHMVTPQGFNALLKVVEEPPEHLKFIFATTEPEKVIGTIRSRTHHYPFRLVPPGTLREYLGEVCGKENIPVADGVLPLVVRAGGGSVRDSMSVMDQLLAGATEEGVTYAMATSLLGYTDGSLLDSIVDAFAAGDGAAAFEVVDRVIEGGNDPRRFVADLLERLRDLVILAAVPDAGDKGLIDAPADVVERMQAQASVFGAAELSRAADLVNTGLTEMRGATSPRLQLELICARVLLPAAFDDERSMQARLDRLERGATFSTGGSGPAMGYVPGPEAQAHAPVPPVPQGGGPAAARAAARGGGVPTPAPVPAAPTPAPAPAPAPAPAPAPAPEAVAPPVEQPQPAGSRPGAWPAAAAAEPGRRPGGWPTASAPGQGGRPAAPAPAAAAPASAASAPAAPSAGMVQGAVQVRNMWPDILEAVKNRRRFTWILLSQNAQVAGFDGTTLQLGFINAGARDNFASSGSEEVLKQALSEQFNVQWKVEAIIDPSGGAGGPGGGAQPPSGGGFGGGFGGGRAQAAPAPQPPAAPAPRPAPAVSHSGSGSQTSAPEPPRAAPVHTPPPVAPEDDVPEEDDPDLVDSALSGHDLIVRELGATVVEEYTNE is encoded by the coding sequence GTGTCGTCCCTTGCGCTGTACCGCCGCTATCGCCCCGAGTCGTTCGCCGAGGTCATCGGGCAGGAGCATGTCACTGACCCGCTGCAGCAGGCCCTGCGGAACAACCGGGTCAATCACGCGTACCTGTTCAGCGGGCCGCGCGGATGCGGAAAGACGACCAGTGCGCGCATCCTCGCCCGCTGTCTGAACTGCGAGCAGGGGCCCACGCCGACGCCGTGCGGCGAGTGCCAGTCCTGCCAGGACCTCGCCAGGAACGGGCCGGGGTCGATCGATGTCATCGAGATCGACGCCGCGTCGCACGGTGGTGTCGACGATGCGCGTGATCTTCGGGAGAAGGCCTTCTTCGGGCCGGCGAGCAGCCGGTACAAGATCTACATCATCGACGAGGCGCACATGGTCACCCCGCAGGGCTTCAACGCTCTGCTGAAGGTGGTCGAGGAGCCGCCGGAGCACCTCAAGTTCATCTTCGCGACCACCGAGCCCGAGAAGGTCATCGGGACGATCCGGTCGCGTACGCACCACTATCCGTTCCGGCTGGTGCCTCCGGGGACGCTGCGCGAGTACCTCGGCGAGGTGTGCGGCAAGGAGAACATCCCGGTGGCGGACGGCGTGCTGCCGCTCGTCGTGCGGGCCGGCGGCGGGTCCGTGCGTGACTCGATGTCCGTGATGGACCAGCTGCTGGCGGGCGCGACCGAGGAAGGTGTGACGTATGCCATGGCCACCTCCCTTCTCGGGTACACGGACGGGTCGTTGCTCGACTCGATCGTGGATGCCTTTGCGGCGGGCGACGGGGCCGCGGCCTTCGAGGTCGTGGACCGGGTCATCGAGGGCGGCAACGACCCGCGGCGCTTTGTCGCCGATCTGCTGGAGCGGCTGCGGGACCTGGTGATCCTGGCCGCCGTGCCGGACGCGGGGGACAAGGGCCTGATCGACGCACCGGCCGACGTGGTCGAGCGTATGCAGGCGCAGGCGTCCGTCTTCGGTGCGGCCGAGCTGAGCCGCGCCGCCGATCTGGTCAACACCGGGCTCACGGAGATGCGCGGCGCCACCTCGCCGCGGCTGCAGCTCGAGCTGATCTGTGCGCGGGTGCTGCTGCCCGCAGCCTTCGACGACGAGCGGTCGATGCAGGCGCGGCTGGACCGGCTGGAGCGGGGTGCGACGTTCTCGACCGGGGGCTCCGGGCCCGCGATGGGGTACGTGCCGGGGCCGGAGGCGCAGGCGCACGCTCCCGTACCGCCGGTCCCGCAGGGGGGCGGGCCCGCCGCGGCCCGCGCGGCGGCTCGGGGCGGAGGTGTGCCCACGCCCGCTCCTGTTCCTGCCGCGCCCACTCCCGCACCCGCACCCGCGCCTGCTCCCGCGCCTGCCCCTGCGCCCGCTCCCGAGGCGGTGGCTCCCCCGGTGGAGCAGCCACAGCCGGCCGGGTCACGCCCGGGGGCCTGGCCCGCCGCTGCCGCGGCCGAGCCGGGGCGGCGTCCCGGTGGCTGGCCCACGGCATCGGCCCCGGGACAGGGCGGCCGGCCCGCGGCACCCGCGCCCGCAGCCGCCGCTCCCGCCTCGGCCGCGTCCGCTCCCGCCGCGCCGAGCGCCGGCATGGTGCAGGGCGCCGTACAGGTGCGGAACATGTGGCCGGACATCCTGGAGGCCGTGAAGAACCGCCGCCGCTTCACCTGGATCCTGCTCAGTCAGAACGCCCAGGTCGCAGGCTTCGACGGCACCACCCTCCAGCTCGGCTTCATCAACGCCGGCGCTCGGGACAACTTCGCGAGCAGTGGCAGCGAGGAGGTGCTGAAGCAGGCGCTCTCCGAGCAGTTCAATGTGCAGTGGAAGGTCGAGGCGATCATCGATCCCTCGGGAGGCGCAGGCGGTCCCGGTGGCGGTGCCCAGCCCCCGTCCGGCGGCGGCTTCGGTGGCGGTTTCGGCGGCGGTCGTGCCCAGGCGGCCCCGGCCCCGCAGCCCCCCGCAGCCCCCGCGCCCCGCCCCGCCCCGGCGGTTTCCCACTCCGGATCAGGCTCGCAGACCTCCGCGCCGGAGCCCCCGCGCGCGGCCCCGGTGCACACCCCGCCCCCGGTCGCTCCCGAGGACGACGTACCGGAAGAGGACGATCCCGACCTCGTCGACTCCGCGCTCTCCGGCCACGACCTGATCGTGCGCGAGCTCGGTGCCACGGTCGTGGAGGAATATACGAACGAGTAG
- a CDS encoding bestrophin-like domain, whose protein sequence is MNWLTSLPAVVLVVGGLLLALLVAAVARVGVRVLVPVEERDRVPQIATPLMPTLGAAFAIFAALTLASESGYLRAAEGLVSDEAAAASRLAWAATSPRVQSEPIHAALLDYLQNTRAREWEATAAASGDDPATARAIARLERSVRAEAARPEVGTPTGTELVVSMDGVTSSRRARVAAASRDVPALYVVTLVVSGLALIVNSGALVFRSSLRTSLLIVGVASVVGLSLALLFALSAPWSGPFIVSGHPLDDIIGNLKSSFFDGGP, encoded by the coding sequence GTGAACTGGTTGACCTCGCTGCCGGCGGTGGTGCTGGTTGTGGGCGGGCTCCTACTTGCCTTACTGGTCGCGGCCGTGGCGCGGGTCGGCGTCCGGGTGCTCGTACCGGTCGAGGAACGGGATCGGGTGCCGCAGATCGCCACGCCCCTGATGCCGACACTCGGCGCTGCCTTCGCGATCTTTGCGGCACTCACACTGGCCAGCGAGTCCGGCTACCTGCGCGCAGCCGAGGGGCTGGTGAGCGACGAGGCGGCCGCGGCCTCCCGTCTGGCATGGGCGGCGACAAGTCCGCGGGTCCAGTCGGAGCCGATCCATGCGGCACTGCTGGACTACTTGCAGAACACGCGTGCCAGGGAGTGGGAGGCTACAGCAGCGGCGTCCGGTGACGACCCCGCCACCGCTCGCGCGATCGCACGGCTGGAGCGGAGTGTGCGCGCCGAGGCGGCCAGGCCCGAGGTGGGAACCCCGACAGGCACGGAGCTGGTGGTTTCCATGGACGGTGTCACCAGTAGTCGTCGCGCCCGCGTTGCGGCCGCCTCGCGCGACGTTCCCGCGCTCTACGTCGTCACGCTTGTGGTCAGCGGACTGGCCTTGATCGTGAACTCCGGCGCACTGGTCTTCCGCAGCAGCCTGCGAACGTCACTGCTGATCGTAGGTGTTGCGAGTGTGGTCGGGCTGAGCCTTGCGTTGCTCTTCGCACTCAGCGCGCCCTGGAGCGGACCGTTCATCGTCAGTGGGCATCCACTCGACGACATCATCGGGAACCTGAAGTCCAGCTTTTTCGACGGCGGGCCGTAG
- a CDS encoding alpha/beta hydrolase: MATSSLLPTPVLEPAAQELADATKPHPRLYEVPPENGREILDGLQAGQGVAKPAVDEEWVSVDAGQYGQVRARIIRPHGATKTLPVVLYIHGAGWVFGDANTHDRLVRELATGTDAAVVFPVYDLAPEAKYPTQIEQNYAVGKWIIQNGEERNLDVSRIAVCGDSVGGNMSAVFALMAKERGDVRLAAQVLLYPVTDANFDTSSYQQFADGYYLTRDGMKWFWDAYTSDPEQRAEIYASPLRADIEQLRGLPPTLVITDEADVLRDEGEAYASKLREAGVDVTAVRVLGMVHDFLMLDSLRDSKATVVARTLAIEALRRALHP, from the coding sequence ATGGCCACTTCTTCGTTGCTCCCGACGCCGGTCCTGGAGCCCGCGGCCCAGGAACTGGCGGATGCCACCAAGCCGCACCCACGCCTCTACGAAGTCCCACCGGAGAACGGCCGAGAGATCCTTGATGGTCTGCAGGCGGGCCAGGGGGTGGCCAAGCCCGCGGTGGACGAGGAATGGGTGAGCGTCGACGCAGGCCAGTACGGCCAGGTCCGAGCCCGAATCATCCGTCCCCACGGGGCGACGAAAACCCTCCCGGTGGTTTTGTACATCCACGGCGCCGGATGGGTGTTCGGCGACGCGAATACTCACGACCGACTGGTGCGGGAACTGGCGACCGGAACGGATGCCGCGGTGGTCTTCCCGGTCTACGACCTGGCCCCCGAGGCGAAGTATCCGACTCAGATCGAGCAGAACTACGCGGTCGGTAAGTGGATCATCCAGAACGGCGAGGAGCGGAACCTCGATGTCTCCCGGATCGCGGTATGCGGTGATTCGGTCGGCGGCAACATGTCCGCCGTCTTCGCGCTGATGGCCAAGGAACGCGGCGATGTTCGCCTTGCGGCCCAGGTGCTGCTGTACCCGGTCACCGATGCCAACTTCGACACCTCTTCGTACCAGCAGTTCGCCGATGGCTACTACCTCACTCGCGACGGGATGAAGTGGTTCTGGGACGCCTACACCAGCGACCCCGAGCAGCGCGCCGAAATCTATGCCTCCCCACTGCGCGCCGACATCGAGCAACTCCGTGGTCTTCCTCCCACCTTGGTCATCACCGATGAGGCCGATGTGCTGCGTGACGAAGGCGAGGCGTACGCATCCAAGCTGCGCGAGGCGGGAGTGGACGTCACGGCGGTACGAGTGCTGGGGATGGTCCATGACTTCCTCATGCTCGACAGCCTCCGCGACTCCAAAGCGACCGTTGTCGCACGCACGCTGGCCATCGAAGCGCTGCGCCGAGCACTCCACCCGTAG
- a CDS encoding PRC-barrel domain-containing protein has translation MIQAADIREWRDHDVVDEKQRKIGVLEAVYVDTTTDEPAVATVRTGLLSRQRLVFVPLDKAILGPGYLKVSYAKGLVRKAPSIGTDDVLPAGQEEAIFQHYGMTYQPGANGERQLARR, from the coding sequence ATGATCCAGGCAGCCGACATCCGCGAGTGGCGCGACCACGATGTCGTCGACGAGAAGCAGCGCAAGATCGGCGTGCTCGAAGCGGTCTATGTGGATACCACGACCGACGAACCGGCCGTGGCCACGGTCCGGACCGGGCTGCTGAGTCGCCAGCGCCTGGTCTTCGTCCCCCTCGACAAGGCCATCCTCGGACCGGGATACCTCAAGGTCTCCTACGCCAAAGGACTGGTGAGGAAGGCCCCTTCGATCGGCACGGACGACGTACTGCCCGCCGGGCAGGAGGAAGCGATCTTCCAGCACTACGGCATGACCTACCAGCCGGGCGCCAACGGCGAACGGCAACTCGCGCGCCGCTGA
- a CDS encoding DUF5994 family protein produces the protein METTSSRVGLFDGAWWPSSRDIETQLPGLITALTARLGPIASVGLDASAWNHAPGHLAIDGRTVHIDWSAVDDSTMIITRGPQDHFSFLVIPPQAPASAARAAMAMAVMDSNCRSAEQILTVTGITPA, from the coding sequence ATGGAGACGACCTCCAGCCGTGTGGGGTTGTTCGACGGCGCGTGGTGGCCGAGCTCCCGCGACATCGAAACCCAACTGCCCGGCCTGATCACCGCCCTGACCGCCAGACTGGGCCCCATCGCAAGCGTCGGTCTGGACGCGAGCGCCTGGAACCACGCTCCCGGCCACCTGGCCATCGACGGCCGCACGGTCCATATCGACTGGTCGGCCGTCGACGACAGCACAATGATCATCACTCGCGGCCCTCAGGACCACTTCTCCTTCCTGGTGATCCCGCCACAGGCTCCCGCATCGGCCGCACGCGCCGCGATGGCCATGGCCGTAATGGACAGCAACTGCAGATCGGCGGAGCAGATCCTCACCGTCACCGGCATCACCCCCGCGTAG
- a CDS encoding NAD(P)/FAD-dependent oxidoreductase, with the protein MSKQVYDAVVVGARCAGAPTAMLLARRGYRVLVVDRARFPSDTVSTHLVHPPGVAALDSWGLLPQVIASGCPAIDTYSFDFGHFTIEGSPTGNGFRAAYAPRRTVLDKILIDAAAESGAEVREGFTVENLVIEGDTVTGIRGHSAGGKSVTEYARVIVGADGINSLVAKTVGAVRYAEKPKLQCSYYSYWTGLPMEGRFETYVRPDRAFAAWPTNDDRTVVICGLPIRDFEANRADIEAGYLATMALVPSFAERAGSAARVERLVGMAVPNFFRRPYGPGWALVGDAGYLKDFITAQGIQDAFRDAELCARALDETFTGSRAFDAAMHDYQERRDTQVMPMYEFTAQLAALDPPPPELQQLLGAVSQSRPAMDGFARVAAGVTSPADFFSDESVDRIMGAAIPNG; encoded by the coding sequence ATGTCGAAACAGGTCTACGACGCCGTCGTCGTCGGGGCACGGTGCGCCGGCGCACCAACGGCGATGCTCCTGGCCCGCCGGGGCTACCGGGTGCTCGTGGTCGACCGGGCGAGGTTCCCGAGCGACACGGTCTCCACTCATCTTGTCCATCCGCCAGGGGTTGCCGCACTGGACAGCTGGGGACTTCTGCCCCAGGTGATCGCGAGCGGCTGTCCGGCGATCGACACCTACTCCTTCGACTTCGGGCACTTCACCATCGAGGGATCGCCGACCGGCAACGGGTTCCGGGCCGCGTACGCACCACGCCGTACGGTCCTGGACAAGATCCTGATCGATGCCGCAGCCGAGTCCGGCGCGGAGGTGCGCGAAGGCTTCACCGTCGAGAACCTCGTGATCGAGGGGGACACGGTGACGGGGATCAGGGGCCACAGCGCGGGCGGGAAGAGCGTCACGGAGTACGCCCGTGTCATCGTCGGAGCCGACGGCATCAACTCGCTGGTGGCGAAAACCGTCGGCGCCGTCCGGTACGCCGAAAAGCCGAAGCTCCAGTGCAGTTACTACTCCTACTGGACGGGCCTGCCGATGGAAGGCCGGTTCGAGACCTACGTACGGCCCGACCGGGCCTTTGCCGCATGGCCCACCAACGACGACCGGACCGTGGTCATCTGCGGGCTGCCGATCCGAGACTTCGAGGCCAACCGCGCGGACATCGAAGCCGGTTACCTGGCCACCATGGCGCTCGTCCCCTCGTTCGCCGAACGGGCCGGCTCGGCCGCTCGCGTGGAACGACTCGTCGGAATGGCGGTGCCCAATTTCTTCCGGCGGCCGTACGGCCCCGGCTGGGCACTGGTCGGCGACGCCGGGTACCTCAAGGACTTCATCACTGCCCAGGGCATCCAGGACGCGTTCAGGGACGCGGAACTGTGTGCGCGGGCGCTCGACGAGACCTTCACCGGCAGCCGGGCGTTCGACGCGGCCATGCATGACTACCAGGAGAGGAGGGACACCCAGGTCATGCCGATGTACGAGTTCACGGCCCAGCTCGCCGCGCTGGATCCGCCGCCTCCCGAGCTGCAACAACTGCTCGGCGCGGTGTCGCAGAGCCGTCCGGCAATGGACGGGTTCGCCAGGGTGGCGGCCGGGGTCACGTCGCCGGCGGACTTCTTCTCGGACGAAAGCGTGGATCGGATCATGGGCGCGGCGATTCCGAACGGGTGA
- a CDS encoding LuxR C-terminal-related transcriptional regulator, whose translation MPPASALQSVDEAMSRHAWGYVYAILSEADGLHPLDPDDLERLALAAHMTGRDPESDEVWARAHHAWLSRGEVPRAVRCVFWLGIDLVLSGEWSRSTGWVARGRRLLDAERPGCVEEGYLLALEGLQSHFSGDVANAKAVSERALACATRFGDRDLLSFAMVTVGESLIGLGEAREGVQLLDEAMVAVTAGEVSPVVSGLAYCAVISACHEIFDLRRAREWTAELSRWCASQQQVVPYRGVCLAHRVEIMRLHGDWADAMDEANHACRLLGSAPSARSADAAYYQLGELHRLLGEYGKADQAYREASRLGHTAQPGLALVLLAAGDVRAAQHAIRTALDAAADQASRCRILPAYIEVMLAAGKAEDARTAEEELAAVAETLDAPLLNAISALAKGSVLLAAGEARGAQAVLGRAVATFRELDAPYDAARARLLIGLSCRETGDEVTARLEIEAATSAFRELGAAPDLVRAEELALKATTRAAGLLTARELEVLRHVAVGKSNRAIADDLFLSEKTVARHLSNIFIKLSVSSRSAATAYAHQHNLV comes from the coding sequence ATGCCCCCGGCCTCAGCGCTGCAGTCCGTCGACGAAGCGATGTCGCGGCACGCGTGGGGGTATGTGTACGCGATTCTGTCGGAGGCCGACGGGCTGCATCCGCTCGATCCTGACGACCTTGAGCGGCTCGCGCTTGCCGCCCACATGACCGGCAGGGATCCCGAGAGCGACGAGGTATGGGCGAGGGCCCACCATGCGTGGCTGAGCCGCGGCGAGGTGCCGCGGGCGGTGCGGTGCGTGTTCTGGCTGGGCATCGATCTGGTGCTGAGCGGCGAGTGGTCCCGCAGCACCGGCTGGGTGGCAAGGGGCCGGCGTCTGCTCGATGCCGAGCGTCCTGGCTGCGTGGAGGAGGGGTATCTGCTGGCGCTGGAAGGCCTGCAGAGCCACTTCTCCGGGGATGTGGCCAACGCCAAGGCCGTCTCCGAGCGAGCCCTTGCGTGTGCGACGCGGTTCGGGGACCGCGACCTGCTGAGCTTCGCCATGGTCACCGTCGGCGAAAGCCTGATCGGGCTCGGTGAGGCAAGAGAAGGTGTCCAGCTCCTCGACGAGGCCATGGTCGCGGTGACGGCCGGCGAGGTGTCCCCGGTTGTCTCCGGACTCGCGTACTGCGCGGTGATCTCGGCCTGCCACGAGATCTTCGATCTGCGCCGAGCCCGCGAGTGGACGGCCGAGCTGTCCCGGTGGTGTGCGTCGCAGCAGCAGGTGGTGCCGTACCGCGGGGTGTGCCTGGCCCACCGTGTCGAGATCATGCGGTTGCACGGCGACTGGGCCGACGCCATGGACGAGGCCAACCACGCGTGCCGCCTGCTGGGCTCCGCGCCGTCCGCTCGGTCCGCCGACGCCGCCTACTACCAGCTCGGTGAGCTCCACCGGCTGCTCGGCGAGTACGGCAAGGCGGACCAGGCCTACCGCGAGGCCAGCAGACTCGGACACACCGCGCAGCCGGGACTGGCGCTTGTGCTGCTCGCCGCGGGAGATGTACGGGCCGCCCAACACGCGATCCGCACCGCGCTCGACGCCGCCGCCGACCAGGCGTCGCGGTGCCGGATCCTGCCGGCGTACATCGAGGTCATGCTGGCCGCGGGCAAGGCCGAGGACGCACGGACCGCCGAAGAGGAACTGGCCGCGGTGGCCGAGACCCTGGACGCTCCTCTGCTGAACGCGATCAGCGCTCTGGCGAAGGGGTCGGTGCTGCTGGCCGCCGGTGAGGCGCGCGGCGCGCAGGCGGTGCTCGGTCGTGCGGTGGCGACCTTCCGCGAACTCGACGCACCGTACGACGCCGCGCGGGCCCGGCTGCTGATCGGCCTGTCCTGCCGGGAGACCGGCGACGAGGTAACCGCCCGGCTGGAGATCGAAGCCGCCACATCGGCCTTCCGGGAGCTGGGCGCCGCACCGGACCTGGTTCGCGCCGAGGAGCTGGCCCTCAAGGCCACGACCAGAGCGGCTGGTCTGCTCACGGCACGCGAACTGGAAGTGCTGCGTCATGTGGCGGTGGGGAAGTCGAACCGGGCCATCGCGGACGACCTGTTCCTGAGCGAGAAGACGGTCGCCCGTCACCTCAGCAACATCTTCATCAAGCTCAGCGTGTCATCACGCTCGGCGGCCACGGCGTACGCCCATCAGCACAACCTTGTCTGA
- a CDS encoding HhH-GPD-type base excision DNA repair protein produces the protein MSPTIHLAQQPEADELLSRSPLAVLIGMLLDQQVPMEWAFSGPYTIAQRLGTDDLDAAQIAAYDPEAFAELLKQKPAVHRYPGSMAKRVQQLCQYLVDEYDGDVNAIWRDVETGEELLARLKALPGFGEQKAKIFLALLGKQFGVRPKGWREAAGAYGEPGSYRSAADITGPESLAKVRAYKQEMKRATKAAKKA, from the coding sequence ATGAGCCCCACGATTCATCTCGCCCAGCAGCCCGAGGCCGACGAACTGCTCAGCCGCAGTCCGCTCGCCGTGCTCATCGGCATGCTGCTCGACCAGCAGGTCCCCATGGAGTGGGCGTTCTCCGGCCCGTACACCATCGCGCAGCGCCTGGGCACCGACGATCTCGATGCTGCCCAGATCGCCGCGTACGACCCCGAAGCCTTCGCCGAGCTGCTGAAGCAGAAGCCCGCCGTCCACCGCTATCCGGGAAGCATGGCCAAACGGGTGCAGCAGCTGTGCCAGTACCTGGTCGACGAGTACGACGGCGACGTGAACGCCATTTGGCGCGATGTGGAGACCGGGGAGGAGCTGCTGGCGCGCCTGAAGGCGCTGCCCGGCTTCGGCGAGCAGAAGGCGAAGATCTTCCTGGCTCTGCTGGGCAAGCAGTTCGGGGTGCGGCCCAAGGGCTGGCGGGAGGCTGCCGGAGCGTACGGCGAGCCGGGCTCGTACCGCTCGGCGGCCGACATCACCGGGCCCGAGTCGCTCGCCAAGGTGCGCGCATACAAGCAGGAGATGAAACGCGCCACGAAGGCGGCCAAGAAAGCCTGA